A portion of the Chiroxiphia lanceolata isolate bChiLan1 chromosome 10, bChiLan1.pri, whole genome shotgun sequence genome contains these proteins:
- the LOC116791383 gene encoding phospholipase A and acyltransferase 1-like → MSRRRHQPEPGDLIKVKRPLYQHWALYLGDGYVIHLTSADEGMRCLSASSDATLSKKAKVKKQLLKEVVGTDDWEVNNKYDRSRTPLPVKEIIKRAESYIGKEMTYNVLCENCEHFVTMLRYGEGVSDQAKVGIGSMVALGTGLVVSAGIACAAFGLSGGKSREKKY, encoded by the exons ATGTCACGCCGCAGGCACCAACCTGAGCCTGGGGACCTGATCAAGGTCAAGCGACCACTTTACCAGCACTGGGCCCTCTACTTGGGGGATGGATATGTCATCCACCTGACGTCTGCAG atGAAGGGATGCGATGCCTGTCAGCCAGTAGTGACGCAACATTGAGCAAAAAGGCCAAGGTGAAGAAGCAGCTCCTGAAGGAGGTGGTGGGAACTGATGACTGGGAGGTCAACAACAAGTATGACCGCTCCCGCACTCCCCTCCCAGTGAAGGAGATCATCAAGCGTGCTGAGAGCTACATTGGCAAGGAGATGACCTATAATGTGCTCTGTGAAAACTGTGAGCACTTTGTGACAATGCTCCGCTATGGTGAGGGGGTCTCTGACCAG GCCAAGGTAGGAATTGGTAGCATGGTGGCACTAGGAACTGGTCTTGTTGTGTCCGCTGGTAttgcctgtgctgcctttggCTTGTCCGGGGGCAAATCCAGAGAGAAGAAGTACTGA